One genomic region from Gemmatimonadota bacterium encodes:
- a CDS encoding TolC family protein, with protein sequence MRNRALFFIIILSAPPLSAQQARQQTDTLSLSLREAVTRADRIGEEVSVARANLSMTQAQATIARAPGLPQLRVNGSENRTVQSARGQAVGQVFNQPYSYAATLNASQILFQGGRVVNAIRASRAATGASAQELEETRSLIGLQTQTAYVNALFTHRMVQIQQQSYELASAQLKQAEQFEKAGRMSRYDVLRARVALANIEPLVLQARENAQVAALELKRLANVPASRPLALTTSIDSVVIRDVLATVDTSIGPENRPALASASLNARARELGVSVARAALFPTVTFNFNNGYGAYPVNGDIFPPGRGIFKTVSCAAGSAPGKVCTAQNGGWFSDQSFGFTVSFPLFDGLLSKGNIDLAGAQARVAKAQLAQTREQVSNDVETAKADLSRARGQYTAQQQNVAEAEEAYKLASLRYSRGMATQLEVSDAQLALTTAQTNQARSLYDVYIAAVALAQTQGRPLPLPSTDNATSAASSDGLAAR encoded by the coding sequence ATGCGTAATCGGGCTCTTTTTTTTATCATTATTTTATCGGCGCCGCCGCTGTCTGCACAGCAAGCGCGCCAGCAGACTGACACCCTTTCGTTATCGCTTCGCGAAGCGGTAACGCGCGCGGATCGGATCGGTGAGGAAGTGAGCGTCGCGCGCGCCAATCTCTCCATGACTCAGGCGCAGGCGACGATTGCTCGCGCGCCTGGTTTGCCGCAGCTCCGCGTAAACGGTTCGGAAAATCGTACCGTGCAGAGTGCACGCGGTCAGGCAGTCGGTCAGGTATTCAATCAACCGTACAGCTACGCGGCCACGCTCAATGCATCCCAGATTCTGTTTCAGGGCGGCCGCGTCGTGAATGCGATCCGCGCGTCGCGCGCAGCGACCGGCGCGTCAGCGCAGGAGCTCGAGGAAACGCGATCGCTGATCGGGCTGCAAACACAGACGGCGTACGTGAACGCGTTGTTCACGCATCGCATGGTGCAGATCCAGCAACAGAGCTACGAGCTGGCGTCGGCGCAATTGAAGCAGGCCGAGCAGTTCGAGAAGGCTGGCAGGATGTCGCGCTACGATGTGTTGCGAGCGCGGGTTGCACTCGCCAACATCGAGCCGCTGGTGTTGCAGGCGCGAGAGAACGCGCAGGTGGCGGCGCTCGAGCTCAAGCGACTAGCGAACGTTCCCGCCTCCCGTCCGCTGGCGCTCACGACGTCGATCGACTCTGTCGTCATCCGCGACGTACTCGCCACGGTGGATACGAGTATCGGTCCCGAAAATCGACCCGCGCTAGCATCGGCCAGCCTCAACGCGCGTGCCCGCGAGCTGGGCGTGTCCGTCGCGCGTGCCGCGCTGTTCCCGACTGTCACGTTCAACTTCAACAACGGCTACGGTGCGTATCCCGTGAACGGCGACATCTTTCCACCCGGACGGGGAATCTTCAAGACCGTGTCATGCGCAGCGGGCAGTGCGCCCGGCAAGGTGTGCACCGCGCAGAACGGCGGATGGTTCAGCGACCAGTCGTTCGGATTCACCGTATCGTTCCCACTATTCGACGGCCTGCTCAGCAAGGGAAACATCGACCTCGCAGGCGCACAGGCGCGAGTCGCGAAGGCGCAACTCGCACAGACGCGCGAACAGGTTTCCAACGACGTCGAAACCGCCAAGGCCGACCTGTCGCGCGCCCGCGGGCAGTACACGGCGCAGCAGCAGAACGTCGCCGAGGCCGAAGAGGCGTACAAACTCGCGAGCCTGCGCTATTCGCGCGGGATGGCGACGCAGCTCGAAGTATCCGACGCACAACTTGCACTGACGACCGCGCAGACCAATCAGGCGCGCTCGCTCTACGACGTATACATAGCGGCGGTCGCCCTTGCGCAGACGCAGGGCCGTCCGCTTCCACTTCCTTCCACTGACAATGCAACCTCTGCAGCATCGAGCGATGGCCTTGCGGCTCGCTAG
- a CDS encoding efflux RND transporter periplasmic adaptor subunit has product MALRLARIALSLGLTAATIVVAGCGNDTADAKAVASPASASKGGPKIRSIAVAPSDIATAHVGSLSDGVPITGLLRPLQSVDMHARIEGDLTGVYVREGQHVQQGQLLAQFEAVAQQSAAASARAGQSAAKADLSQAEWNFKQSGDLFHAGAISEADYRVSQQAVDAARARLAATDAALEEANIAARDTKVVAPISGVIDKKLVDVGEHIARGASIFTLVRNQTLELAATVPERRASSIKPGQKVAFAAQGLSFTGKVARVSPTIDPTTRSITVYVDVDNPDGALKGNSLATGDVIASIVNGVLVVPTSALHQTADSGKTYVYRVNTGTVEQVFVNLGIVNDQAALAQITSGLEAGDQVVVGNVGTLAPGTQIQIIGGDRGARRK; this is encoded by the coding sequence ATGGCCTTGCGGCTCGCTAGGATCGCGCTCTCACTCGGCCTGACTGCGGCCACCATCGTCGTTGCGGGATGCGGCAACGATACGGCCGACGCGAAGGCCGTGGCTTCACCGGCGAGCGCGTCCAAAGGTGGGCCCAAGATCCGGAGCATCGCCGTCGCACCGTCGGATATCGCAACGGCGCACGTGGGTTCGCTATCGGATGGTGTTCCGATAACCGGATTGCTTCGTCCGCTCCAGAGCGTCGACATGCACGCGCGCATCGAGGGTGATCTAACCGGCGTTTACGTGCGCGAAGGACAGCACGTTCAACAGGGCCAACTGCTCGCACAGTTCGAGGCCGTCGCGCAGCAAAGCGCCGCGGCGAGTGCCCGCGCCGGTCAATCCGCGGCGAAGGCTGATCTGTCGCAGGCCGAATGGAATTTCAAGCAGAGCGGAGATCTGTTCCACGCTGGTGCGATCTCGGAAGCAGACTATCGCGTATCGCAGCAGGCGGTTGACGCCGCGCGCGCCCGACTCGCGGCGACCGACGCCGCTCTCGAGGAAGCGAACATTGCGGCGCGCGACACGAAAGTAGTCGCACCAATCAGTGGTGTGATAGACAAGAAGCTGGTCGACGTCGGAGAACACATAGCCAGGGGCGCGTCGATCTTCACGCTCGTTCGGAACCAGACGCTCGAGCTCGCCGCAACAGTGCCCGAGCGACGTGCTTCGTCGATCAAGCCAGGCCAGAAGGTTGCGTTCGCCGCGCAGGGACTTTCCTTCACCGGAAAGGTCGCGCGAGTGAGTCCCACCATCGATCCCACCACGCGCTCGATCACAGTGTACGTGGATGTCGACAATCCCGATGGAGCGTTGAAGGGCAACAGTCTCGCCACCGGTGACGTGATTGCAAGCATCGTCAACGGCGTGTTGGTGGTGCCGACGAGCGCGCTGCACCAGACCGCGGACAGCGGCAAGACTTACGTGTATCGCGTCAACACGGGTACTGTCGAACAGGTATTCGTGAATCTGGGCATCGTGAACGATCAGGCAGCGCTGGCTCAGATCACGTCCGGACTCGAGGCAGGCGATCAGGTCGTCGTCGGCAATGTCGGCACGCTCGCACCGGGCACACAGATCCAGATCATTGGCGGTGATCGCGGCGCGCGGAGAAAATAG
- the ftsH gene encoding ATP-dependent zinc metalloprotease FtsH, producing the protein MPLPRPSGNGPKKPFSWAKFSKTLALWVLLLLIPVVFISYSGGGADSAPTISYTQYGQELDRDNISKVTVQGGRAIVGEFKEPVAVAGASKAVKKFNTRLPVDNSAEEVARLRNHNVQIDAEDARTSPLGFIFTFLPYLLLIGFWIFLFRQMQSGGNRAFSFGKSKAKLLTADSPKVTFADVAGADEAKVELQEIIEFLKDPAKFTKLGGRLPKGCLLVGPPGTGKTLLARAVAGEAARPFFSMSGSDFVEMFVGVGASRVRDLFEQGKAHAPCIIFIDEIDAVGRHRGAGLGGGHDEREQTLNQLLVEMDGFESNEGVILIAATNRPDVLDPALLRPGRFDRQIVVDAPDLRGREGILRVHMRNKPVADDVDIFTLARGTPGMSGADLANLMNEGALLAARRNHDKVYMIDLEDAKDKVMLGAERKSMVMKDAERKLTAYHEGGHAICAIKVKGNDPLHKVTIVPRGRALGLAFTLPEDDRVSITREQLKATLVKAYGGRAAEELVFGKEHVTTGAASDIQQATNIARRYVSQWGLSDVVGPILVGDDEQELFLGREIQSRRHISSQTAQTVDAEISKVIREAYQRATDVLTENIDLLHSVAAALLERETLSGDEVQMLARGETLPPRAPSSLPPAPPVPVATALPNPKPARPPLFGGPEIAPA; encoded by the coding sequence ATGCCGCTCCCTCGTCCATCCGGCAACGGCCCCAAAAAGCCCTTCAGCTGGGCCAAGTTTTCCAAAACTCTGGCTCTCTGGGTGCTCCTGCTCCTCATCCCCGTAGTCTTCATCAGCTACTCGGGTGGCGGAGCCGATTCCGCGCCGACCATCTCCTATACCCAGTACGGGCAGGAGCTCGATCGTGACAACATCAGCAAGGTCACCGTTCAGGGTGGCCGCGCAATCGTCGGCGAGTTCAAGGAACCCGTAGCGGTAGCCGGCGCCAGCAAGGCGGTGAAGAAGTTCAACACGCGCCTGCCAGTCGACAATTCGGCCGAAGAAGTCGCTCGCCTCCGCAATCACAACGTCCAGATCGACGCCGAAGACGCGCGCACCTCGCCGCTCGGCTTCATCTTCACATTTTTGCCGTACCTCCTGCTCATCGGGTTCTGGATATTCCTGTTCCGACAGATGCAGTCGGGCGGGAATCGTGCATTTTCGTTCGGGAAATCCAAGGCCAAGCTGCTCACTGCCGATTCGCCAAAGGTCACCTTCGCAGACGTCGCTGGTGCGGACGAGGCCAAGGTCGAACTTCAGGAAATCATCGAATTCCTCAAGGATCCGGCGAAATTCACCAAACTCGGTGGCCGGCTGCCCAAGGGCTGTCTGCTTGTCGGACCTCCCGGGACAGGAAAGACGTTGCTCGCCCGCGCCGTAGCTGGCGAGGCCGCACGTCCGTTCTTCTCGATGTCCGGCTCTGACTTTGTCGAGATGTTCGTCGGCGTCGGTGCGAGCCGCGTGCGCGACCTGTTCGAGCAGGGCAAGGCTCACGCGCCGTGCATCATCTTCATCGACGAGATCGACGCCGTCGGACGCCATCGCGGCGCCGGACTGGGCGGCGGTCACGACGAGCGCGAGCAGACGCTCAATCAGCTTCTGGTCGAAATGGACGGCTTCGAGTCCAATGAGGGCGTGATTCTCATTGCGGCCACCAACCGCCCCGACGTGCTCGACCCGGCACTCCTTCGTCCAGGTCGCTTCGATCGACAGATCGTCGTCGATGCGCCGGATCTGCGTGGCCGCGAGGGAATCCTGCGCGTTCACATGCGCAACAAGCCGGTTGCCGACGACGTCGACATCTTCACGCTCGCGCGTGGAACTCCGGGAATGTCCGGTGCCGATCTCGCCAATCTCATGAACGAAGGCGCACTGCTCGCTGCACGCCGCAATCATGACAAGGTCTACATGATCGACCTGGAAGACGCCAAGGACAAGGTCATGCTCGGCGCCGAGCGCAAGTCCATGGTGATGAAGGACGCCGAGCGAAAGCTTACGGCGTATCACGAAGGTGGCCACGCAATCTGCGCGATCAAGGTGAAGGGCAACGATCCACTTCACAAGGTCACGATCGTGCCGCGCGGACGCGCTCTCGGCCTCGCATTCACACTGCCGGAAGACGATCGCGTCTCCATCACGCGTGAGCAGTTGAAGGCGACGCTCGTCAAGGCATATGGCGGACGCGCAGCCGAGGAGCTCGTGTTCGGGAAGGAGCACGTCACGACAGGTGCAGCGAGCGACATTCAGCAGGCGACCAACATCGCTCGGAGATACGTGTCGCAGTGGGGACTTTCCGACGTCGTCGGTCCGATCCTCGTGGGCGATGACGAGCAGGAGCTGTTCCTGGGGCGTGAAATTCAGAGCAGACGCCACATCTCGAGCCAGACGGCGCAGACGGTGGACGCGGAAATCTCGAAGGTGATTCGCGAAGCATATCAGCGGGCCACCGACGTCCTGACCGAGAACATCGATCTTCTCCACTCGGTCGCGGCCGCGTTGCTCGAGCGTGAGACGTTGTCGGGCGACGAAGTTCAGATGCTCGCACGCGGCGAAACGCTTCCGCCACGCGCGCCGTCGTCGCTGCCGCCCGCTCCGCCGGTGCCGGTTGCAACCGCGCTCCCGAATCCGAAGCCCGCTCGTCCGCCTCTCTTCGGCGGGCCGGAGATAGCACCTGCGTAA
- the tilS gene encoding tRNA lysidine(34) synthetase TilS gives MGTIHDTVLRIRQRVAALGPGNWLLAVSGGMDSMILLDAAAETLDHDGLTVATFDHGTGPAAREAVALVAEQSLHLGVGCVSGRAERTASSESEWRAARWNFLSDVAARLDATVVTAHTLDDQIETVFIRVLRGAGPRGLAGLLADSPVARPLIETTRAEIEQYAEGDRTPYVTDPSNTDRRHLRNRVRLDLLPAMERATPGFSRSLLEVAEKAAAWRARMEAVALTFHVMSDSPESHSFERRELRGFPAASLGFLWPALCARAGIVLDRRGTERLAAFTIEGETGQQIQLSGGVTVLMDRRTITFRQIASNG, from the coding sequence ATGGGCACCATTCACGACACCGTGTTGCGGATCCGCCAGCGAGTGGCGGCGCTGGGTCCGGGGAACTGGCTGCTGGCCGTCTCGGGCGGAATGGATTCCATGATCCTGCTCGACGCTGCGGCGGAGACGCTCGACCATGATGGCCTCACTGTGGCGACGTTCGATCACGGCACCGGGCCGGCGGCTCGGGAGGCGGTCGCGCTCGTCGCCGAACAGTCGCTTCATCTCGGTGTCGGATGCGTATCCGGCCGGGCGGAGAGGACGGCAAGCTCGGAATCGGAATGGCGGGCTGCACGGTGGAATTTCCTGAGTGATGTGGCGGCGAGGCTGGATGCCACGGTCGTCACCGCGCATACTCTGGACGATCAGATCGAGACAGTATTCATCCGGGTACTCCGCGGCGCGGGACCCCGCGGCCTGGCCGGCCTCCTCGCTGACTCGCCCGTCGCACGGCCACTCATCGAGACTACCAGGGCCGAGATCGAGCAGTACGCCGAGGGGGACCGGACCCCGTATGTGACCGACCCGTCCAACACCGACCGGCGGCACCTCCGGAACCGCGTTCGCCTGGATCTCCTGCCCGCGATGGAGCGCGCGACACCCGGTTTCTCGAGGTCGCTTCTGGAGGTCGCAGAAAAAGCTGCCGCCTGGCGGGCGCGAATGGAGGCGGTTGCACTTACTTTTCATGTGATGAGCGATTCCCCCGAAAGTCACTCGTTCGAAAGACGTGAATTACGAGGATTTCCCGCGGCTTCACTCGGTTTCCTGTGGCCTGCTCTCTGTGCGAGGGCTGGCATCGTTCTCGACCGACGCGGAACCGAGAGGCTTGCGGCGTTTACTATAGAGGGTGAAACGGGCCAGCAGATTCAGCTTTCCGGCGGCGTCACGGTCCTCATGGACCGCAGGACGATCACCTTCCGCCAGATTGCATCGAATGGTTGA
- a CDS encoding efflux RND transporter permease subunit → MFISDVSIKHPVFATMMMVALVVLGVVSYQRLAIDEYPDITYPTVIVQTTYAGSSPEVMERDVSRPIEEALNTVQGIYELTSTSIDGTSLVRVQLNLGVDVLAAQQDVQAKIARIRRSLPPNIDEPVVRHFDPNDSPIMSIAVQSSTRPIRELTDIATESITQRLEAVPGVAAVNLSGGEQRTIRIQLDPNAMRSYGLTPPDVMAALQRENQEVPAGRIDKGSVETLVRIRGRIIDPKAFGGIVVAVRGGSPVHLRDLGTVIDGSADKRTAAMLNRAPTVALDIQKIAGSNTVEVADSVHAAITDLENVVPGDVRLTVIRDDSQRIRESLSDVQLNIILGAVLTIAIVYLFLNSWRSTIITGLTLPVSVISAFFVMWLFNFTVNTMTLLALSLAIGLLIDDAIVVRENIVRHVQMGKDHVKASMEGTDEIGMAVISTTLAVMAVFVPVAFMGGIIGKIFFQFGVTVAFAVLVSLFVSFTLDPMLSSVWPDPELEHELGHAGEVDYRKVRNPIRRVALRFNAWFEKAADHYPAWLEWALKHRAAVIFGALGSVAVAVLITGKLGFTWMPDTNSDEFSVSVRTAPGSTIGYTTDKSEQVAAFLRKQPETEFTYTTIGSGFRGTPNSGSIYVRLRPAAHRSASVQDIQNRLRGELKNIPGITPTIQNASSIFGGRGQPISVNVQGPEESRLKIAANQVLEAIKDVPGIAEANSSDDGNIPQLDVDVDRERAWASGVGIASVASTLQPLFTGQRATQWEDANGYSHDVIVVYPDSLRQSVSNVANIPVPSSNIDPTTGRPVIIPLSQVADITLGTGPQQISRRNLERQIGISAGVLPGYNVGDVAAKVQAAIDSLGLPPGYHTVFGGDVKNLNETKGYVGSALLLAVVFIYLIIASLFGSFLQPLSILMSLPLSFIGVALALLVTKGNLNIMSMIGIIMLMGLVVKNGILLVDFTILNRGEGANRHDALLNAGRTRLRPIIMTSMAMIFGMLPLALAIGPGADQRAPLARAVIGGLITSTLLTLFVVPVVYTLIEDATEFTTHKASDRIRGFARRFSRSRESRKTVSAP, encoded by the coding sequence GTGTTCATCTCCGACGTATCGATCAAGCATCCCGTATTCGCCACCATGATGATGGTGGCGCTCGTCGTGCTCGGCGTCGTCTCATACCAACGCCTCGCGATCGACGAATATCCCGACATTACCTACCCCACGGTCATCGTTCAGACGACGTACGCGGGATCATCTCCTGAAGTCATGGAGCGCGACGTTTCGCGACCGATCGAAGAGGCGCTCAACACGGTCCAAGGGATCTACGAGCTCACGTCGACGTCCATCGACGGAACGTCGCTCGTGCGCGTGCAGTTGAATCTCGGCGTCGACGTGCTCGCGGCGCAACAGGATGTGCAGGCGAAGATCGCGCGCATCCGCCGCTCGCTTCCCCCCAACATCGACGAGCCGGTAGTCCGCCACTTCGATCCGAACGACTCGCCCATCATGTCGATCGCGGTGCAGAGCTCGACGCGGCCGATTCGAGAACTCACGGACATCGCAACGGAATCGATCACGCAGCGCCTCGAAGCGGTTCCCGGTGTCGCCGCGGTAAATCTTTCTGGTGGCGAGCAGCGGACGATCCGCATCCAGCTCGATCCCAACGCGATGCGCTCGTACGGGTTGACTCCGCCCGACGTGATGGCCGCGCTCCAGCGCGAAAATCAGGAAGTACCAGCCGGCCGGATCGACAAGGGCTCGGTCGAGACGCTGGTCCGCATTCGCGGGCGCATCATCGACCCCAAGGCATTCGGCGGAATCGTCGTCGCCGTGCGCGGAGGATCGCCAGTGCATCTGCGCGACCTCGGCACGGTAATCGACGGGTCGGCGGACAAGCGCACAGCTGCGATGCTCAACCGCGCGCCGACGGTCGCGCTGGACATTCAGAAGATTGCAGGCTCCAACACCGTGGAAGTCGCGGATTCGGTGCACGCCGCGATCACGGATCTCGAGAACGTGGTGCCCGGCGACGTGCGGCTCACCGTGATCCGGGATGACTCGCAACGCATCCGCGAGTCGCTATCCGACGTTCAGCTGAACATCATACTCGGCGCCGTTCTCACGATCGCGATCGTGTATCTGTTCCTCAACTCATGGCGCTCGACGATCATAACCGGACTCACGCTCCCGGTGAGCGTGATCTCCGCGTTCTTCGTGATGTGGCTCTTCAACTTCACGGTGAACACGATGACGCTCCTCGCGTTGTCGCTCGCGATCGGGTTGCTCATAGATGATGCGATAGTCGTGCGGGAAAACATCGTGCGACACGTCCAGATGGGCAAGGACCACGTGAAGGCGTCCATGGAAGGGACGGACGAGATCGGCATGGCTGTGATCTCGACCACGCTCGCCGTCATGGCGGTGTTCGTTCCCGTCGCCTTCATGGGCGGAATCATAGGAAAGATCTTCTTTCAGTTCGGAGTCACCGTCGCATTCGCGGTGCTCGTTTCGCTGTTCGTGTCGTTCACACTCGATCCGATGCTGTCGAGTGTCTGGCCGGACCCGGAGCTCGAGCACGAGCTGGGGCATGCGGGTGAAGTGGATTACAGGAAGGTCCGTAATCCCATCCGCCGCGTCGCGCTCCGATTCAACGCATGGTTCGAGAAGGCGGCGGACCACTACCCTGCGTGGCTCGAGTGGGCGCTCAAGCATCGCGCCGCCGTGATATTCGGTGCGCTCGGCTCGGTTGCCGTTGCCGTGCTCATCACCGGAAAGCTTGGTTTCACGTGGATGCCCGATACGAACTCGGACGAATTCAGCGTCAGCGTGCGCACCGCGCCAGGCTCGACCATCGGCTACACGACGGACAAGTCCGAGCAGGTTGCCGCGTTCCTCAGGAAGCAGCCGGAAACCGAGTTCACCTACACCACGATCGGTTCTGGATTCCGCGGCACGCCCAACTCCGGATCGATCTACGTCCGCCTCAGGCCAGCCGCTCATCGCTCCGCGTCGGTGCAGGACATTCAGAATCGGCTTCGCGGCGAGCTGAAGAACATTCCCGGAATCACACCGACCATCCAGAATGCGTCGTCGATATTCGGCGGACGCGGTCAGCCGATATCGGTGAACGTGCAGGGACCCGAGGAGTCGCGTCTCAAGATCGCCGCAAATCAGGTGCTCGAAGCGATCAAGGATGTGCCCGGCATCGCCGAGGCTAACTCCAGCGATGACGGCAACATTCCGCAGCTGGACGTCGATGTGGATCGAGAGCGCGCGTGGGCGTCGGGTGTCGGGATAGCGTCCGTTGCATCCACACTTCAGCCACTGTTCACTGGACAGCGCGCGACGCAATGGGAGGACGCCAACGGTTATTCGCATGACGTCATCGTCGTCTATCCCGATTCACTGCGCCAGTCGGTGAGCAACGTCGCCAACATACCGGTGCCGAGCAGCAATATCGACCCGACGACGGGCCGGCCGGTGATCATTCCACTGTCGCAGGTTGCCGACATCACACTCGGCACCGGGCCTCAGCAGATCAGTCGCCGGAATCTGGAGCGGCAGATCGGCATTTCGGCCGGTGTGCTGCCTGGCTACAACGTCGGCGACGTCGCCGCAAAGGTGCAGGCCGCCATCGATTCGCTCGGTCTTCCGCCCGGCTATCACACCGTATTCGGCGGCGACGTGAAGAACCTGAACGAGACCAAGGGATACGTCGGCAGTGCGCTGCTGCTGGCCGTGGTGTTCATCTATCTCATCATTGCGTCGCTCTTCGGATCATTCCTGCAACCGCTGTCGATTCTGATGTCGCTGCCACTCAGCTTCATCGGCGTCGCACTGGCGTTGCTCGTGACAAAGGGGAACCTCAACATCATGAGCATGATCGGGATCATCATGCTCATGGGTCTCGTCGTCAAGAACGGAATCCTTCTCGTCGATTTCACGATCCTGAATCGCGGCGAGGGTGCAAACCGGCACGACGCGCTCCTCAACGCCGGCCGCACGCGATTGCGTCCGATCATCATGACGTCGATGGCGATGATCTTTGGAATGTTGCCACTCGCACTCGCCATCGGGCCCGGAGCCGATCAGCGCGCTCCGCTGGCGCGTGCCGTGATCGGCGGCCTCATTACGTCGACGCTGCTGACGCTATTCGTTGTCCCCGTCGTTTACACGCTGATCGAGGATGCGACGGAATTCACCACGCATAAAGCATCCGATAGAATTCGCGGTTTCGCAAGACGTTTTTCACGTAGTCGCGAGTCTCGGAAAACGGTATCCGCTCCGTGA
- the hpt gene encoding hypoxanthine phosphoribosyltransferase, with product MVDPDPRLLGRKVARIAFDEPTIAARVKELGEEITTAYPHGELLVLGLLKGSFIFLSDLVRQIVRPLQVDFLVAASYGESMVSSGNVRLLYDPETTLEGKHILLVEDIIDSGRTLSVLMDLLAVRQPKSLSICALLHKRIATQLRYDARFIGFDAPHEFLVGYGLDHAEDFRHLPYIASLE from the coding sequence ATGGTTGATCCGGATCCCCGGCTGCTGGGCAGGAAGGTCGCACGTATAGCTTTCGACGAGCCGACAATCGCTGCCCGAGTCAAGGAGTTGGGCGAGGAGATCACCACGGCATATCCCCATGGTGAGCTGCTGGTCCTCGGTCTGTTGAAGGGAAGTTTCATATTTCTGAGCGACCTGGTCCGCCAGATCGTTCGGCCGCTTCAGGTGGATTTCCTCGTCGCCGCAAGCTACGGTGAGTCCATGGTTTCGAGCGGCAACGTACGGCTGTTGTACGACCCCGAGACCACTCTGGAAGGGAAGCACATCCTTCTGGTCGAGGATATCATCGACTCCGGACGGACCTTGAGTGTCCTGATGGACCTGCTGGCGGTTCGCCAGCCCAAATCGTTATCGATCTGCGCGCTGTTGCACAAGCGGATCGCTACGCAGCTACGCTACGACGCCCGTTTTATCGGTTTCGATGCCCCGCATGAGTTCCTGGTCGGATACGGCCTCGACCATGCAGAAGATTTCAGACATCTGCCTTACATCGCGAGTTTAGAATAG
- the folP gene encoding dihydropteroate synthase yields the protein MRKPTIVGILNITPDSFSDGGNFLPFHQAIEHAGQMIEGGADVIEVGGESTRPGATPVAAADELARVLPVIEEIVTRWPSTRVAVDTVKFEVAAAAVVAGATVVNDVSALRLDPRLADVCASAGCTLVLMHSRGDVGNMASYQNAGYDDVMGEIIGELEPAARAALAAGVSRDQIVLDPGVGFSKRTEHSVQALAHLERLVELDFQVMVGASRKRFIGELTGVTKPAERDAGTIGANVVALTLGATWFRVHNVRDNRHALDAAAAILGARA from the coding sequence CTGCGTAAGCCGACGATAGTCGGAATACTCAACATTACCCCCGACAGCTTCAGCGACGGGGGTAATTTTTTGCCATTCCATCAGGCGATCGAGCACGCAGGTCAAATGATCGAGGGTGGGGCGGATGTGATCGAGGTCGGCGGTGAGTCGACGCGGCCGGGCGCAACGCCCGTTGCGGCCGCCGATGAGTTGGCACGCGTACTCCCTGTGATCGAGGAGATCGTGACACGCTGGCCGTCCACGCGCGTCGCCGTGGACACGGTAAAATTCGAAGTCGCGGCCGCCGCCGTTGTCGCGGGAGCGACAGTGGTCAACGACGTTTCCGCGCTCCGACTCGATCCTCGCCTGGCGGACGTTTGCGCATCCGCGGGATGCACGCTCGTGCTGATGCACTCGCGCGGTGATGTGGGGAACATGGCCAGTTACCAGAACGCCGGCTACGACGATGTGATGGGCGAGATCATCGGCGAGCTCGAGCCCGCGGCAAGAGCAGCGCTCGCTGCGGGGGTTTCCCGGGACCAGATCGTACTCGATCCGGGTGTCGGATTCTCCAAGCGCACTGAGCATTCCGTGCAGGCACTTGCGCATCTTGAACGATTGGTCGAGCTTGACTTCCAGGTGATGGTTGGCGCATCGCGCAAACGGTTCATTGGAGAGTTGACAGGCGTGACGAAGCCAGCTGAGCGGGATGCAGGGACCATCGGAGCGAACGTGGTCGCGCTCACCCTCGGCGCGACCTGGTTCCGCGTGCATAATGTGCGGGACAATCGCCACGCGCTCGACGCGGCCGCCGCGATCCTCGGGGCGCGTGCGTGA